In one Bosea sp. RAC05 genomic region, the following are encoded:
- a CDS encoding VWA domain-containing protein: protein MRIWMMALGVLLAVATPARAEQSLIVLDASGSMWGRIDGKPKLEIAREALRTVLGGMAPENEIGLLAYGHRERGNCSDIELVVAPGRNKAGAINEAAGKLRFLGKTPLTEAVRQAAIALRYTEEKATVILITDGIETCQADPCALGAELAKAGVGFTAHVVGFDLSREDGRKVACLAEKTGGRYIAAANAAQLQDALKTTVSGTVRPAAATAVKRPAATVRTSAKPSIGQSFAADWTGPGAAGDYLDIVPAGSKGFDAELSYVYVEGGKGATLRAPGRPGSYELRYVWMGPDGRHALATTRIEVADAPHALEAPARIAAGTSFDVSWKGPGQPGDYVDLVRRGHTAPDGEIAYAYLDSGNPVRLKAPGEAGPYQLRYILAAPDGRKTLVAIPLEVTPSVATLAFPPDAVAGSNISVHWRGPGAAGDYIDLVRQGHRDASGELAYAYVEQSEDQETVALRAPGAPGAYRIRYVLAAAGGHTILAEVPLTVRAATASLEAPASVRPGEDFAVSWQGPNGEGDYVDLVPAGSRETSGELSYVYTQAASDGRLAAPDKPGRYDIRYILKAGDGLSVLARRSIEVR from the coding sequence ATGCGGATCTGGATGATGGCCCTGGGCGTGTTGCTGGCGGTGGCCACCCCGGCAAGGGCCGAGCAATCCCTGATCGTGCTCGACGCCTCGGGCTCCATGTGGGGCCGGATCGACGGCAAGCCCAAGCTCGAGATCGCCCGCGAGGCGCTGAGAACCGTCCTGGGCGGGATGGCACCGGAGAATGAGATCGGCCTGCTCGCCTATGGCCATCGCGAAAGGGGCAATTGCTCCGACATCGAGCTGGTGGTGGCGCCGGGCCGCAACAAGGCCGGCGCGATCAACGAGGCAGCCGGGAAACTGCGCTTCCTCGGCAAGACGCCGCTGACGGAGGCGGTCAGGCAGGCCGCCATCGCGCTGCGCTATACCGAAGAGAAGGCCACCGTCATCCTGATCACCGACGGCATCGAGACCTGCCAGGCCGACCCCTGCGCGCTGGGGGCCGAACTCGCCAAGGCGGGGGTTGGCTTCACGGCACATGTCGTCGGTTTCGACCTGTCGCGCGAGGACGGCCGCAAGGTCGCCTGCCTGGCCGAGAAGACCGGGGGCCGCTACATCGCCGCCGCCAATGCCGCACAGCTGCAGGATGCGCTCAAGACCACCGTCAGCGGCACGGTCCGCCCCGCGGCAGCGACCGCCGTCAAGCGGCCGGCAGCGACGGTCCGAACCAGCGCAAAGCCGAGCATCGGCCAGAGCTTCGCCGCGGACTGGACCGGCCCCGGCGCCGCCGGCGACTATCTCGACATCGTCCCGGCCGGGAGCAAGGGCTTCGACGCGGAGCTGTCCTACGTCTATGTCGAGGGCGGCAAGGGCGCGACGCTGCGCGCGCCCGGCCGGCCCGGCAGCTATGAGCTGCGCTATGTCTGGATGGGTCCCGACGGCCGGCATGCGCTGGCGACGACGCGCATCGAGGTGGCAGACGCCCCCCATGCGCTCGAGGCCCCGGCCCGCATCGCGGCCGGCACGAGCTTCGACGTGTCCTGGAAGGGGCCCGGCCAACCGGGCGATTATGTCGATCTCGTCCGCCGTGGGCATACGGCGCCCGATGGCGAGATCGCCTATGCCTATCTCGACAGCGGCAACCCGGTCCGGTTGAAGGCTCCCGGCGAGGCCGGTCCCTATCAGCTGCGCTACATCCTCGCCGCCCCGGACGGCCGCAAGACGCTGGTCGCCATCCCGCTGGAGGTCACGCCCTCCGTGGCGACGCTCGCCTTCCCGCCCGATGCGGTGGCCGGCTCCAATATCTCGGTCCACTGGCGCGGTCCCGGCGCGGCGGGAGACTATATTGATCTGGTACGACAGGGGCATCGCGACGCCTCAGGCGAGCTCGCCTATGCCTATGTCGAGCAGTCGGAGGACCAGGAAACCGTGGCGCTCCGGGCGCCCGGCGCTCCCGGCGCCTACCGCATCCGCTATGTCCTCGCGGCGGCCGGAGGACACACGATTCTCGCCGAGGTGCCGCTGACCGTCCGGGCCGCCACGGCCAGCCTCGAAGCCCCCGCCAGCGTCCGGCCGGGCGAGGACTTTGCCGTGTCATGGCAAGGGCCCAATGGCGAGGGCGACTATGTCGACCTCGTCCCGGCCGGCTCCCGCGAGACCAGCGGCGAGCTGAGCTATGTCTATACGCAGGCTGCCTCGGACGGACGGCTCGCAGCGCCCGACAAGCCGGGACGCTACGACATCCGCTACATCCTCAAGGCGGGCGACGGCCTCAGCGTGCTGGCGAGGCGGAGCATCGAGGTCCGCTGA
- a CDS encoding DUF1489 family protein, whose translation MALHLLKLCVGADSIGDLEDWIEERLTLERRLGRTAEQIHTTRMVPKRLDELLDGGSLYWVIKGQICARQKLLAVRPFTDGDGIGRCHLVLEPVVVPLEPRPCRPFQGWRYLTDKDAPRDIDGRSGDLGAMPEALRRELAELGLL comes from the coding sequence ATGGCTCTCCATCTGCTCAAGCTCTGCGTCGGCGCCGATTCGATCGGCGATCTCGAAGACTGGATCGAGGAGCGCCTGACACTGGAGCGGCGGCTGGGCCGCACGGCCGAGCAGATCCACACCACCCGCATGGTGCCCAAGCGTCTCGACGAACTGCTCGACGGCGGCTCGCTCTACTGGGTGATCAAGGGCCAGATCTGCGCGCGGCAGAAGCTTCTGGCGGTCCGTCCCTTCACCGATGGCGACGGCATCGGCCGCTGCCATCTCGTGCTGGAGCCGGTCGTCGTGCCGCTGGAGCCGCGCCCGTGCCGGCCGTTCCAGGGTTGGCGCTACCTCACCGACAAGGATGCGCCGCGTGACATCGACGGCCGCAGCGGCGATCTCGGCGCGATGCCGGAGGCGCTGCGGCGGGAACTGGCGGAGCTGGGGCTGCTTTAA
- a CDS encoding SDR family NAD(P)-dependent oxidoreductase, producing MRGLSGKVFLVTGSSHGIGRAMAERLIAEGAKVLVHGLDQAEVDATCRELGPATRGASGDLADPATAQALVDATVAAFGRIDGLVNNAGIYPRGVIGETTAAFFDHMFAVNTRAPLLCAEAAIRAFRAQGSAGAIVTVGSLNAWCGLSNLTVYSMSKGALMTMTRNLADALGPERIRVNQLNVGWTFTANEDATQQREGRKPGWETQVPLRHAPTGRIMQPAEIAAHTAFWLSEESAPVSGQIYEVEQFPVVGRLG from the coding sequence ATGCGTGGGTTGTCGGGCAAGGTCTTTCTCGTCACCGGCTCCTCGCACGGAATCGGACGCGCCATGGCGGAGCGGCTCATCGCCGAGGGCGCCAAGGTCCTGGTTCACGGCCTCGACCAGGCCGAGGTCGACGCCACCTGCCGCGAACTCGGACCGGCCACGCGAGGTGCTTCGGGCGACCTCGCCGATCCCGCGACGGCGCAGGCCCTGGTCGATGCGACCGTGGCGGCCTTCGGCCGCATCGACGGGCTCGTCAACAATGCCGGCATCTATCCGCGCGGCGTGATCGGCGAGACCACGGCCGCGTTCTTCGACCATATGTTCGCGGTCAACACGCGCGCCCCGCTGCTCTGCGCCGAGGCGGCGATCCGCGCCTTCCGCGCGCAAGGCTCGGCCGGCGCGATCGTCACCGTCGGCTCGCTCAACGCCTGGTGCGGCCTGTCCAACCTCACCGTCTATTCCATGTCCAAGGGCGCGCTGATGACGATGACGCGCAACCTCGCCGACGCGCTGGGGCCCGAGCGCATCCGCGTCAACCAGCTCAATGTCGGCTGGACCTTCACCGCCAACGAGGACGCGACCCAGCAGCGCGAGGGCCGCAAGCCGGGCTGGGAAACGCAAGTCCCGCTCCGCCACGCGCCGACCGGCCGCATCATGCAGCCCGCCGAGATCGCCGCCCATACGGCCTTCTGGCTGTCGGAGGAGAGCGCACCGGTTTCCGGCCAGATCTACGAGGTCGAGCAGTTCCCGGTCGTCGGGCGGCTGGGGTAG
- a CDS encoding acetyl-CoA carboxylase biotin carboxylase subunit produces the protein MSIAEKLPSILIANRGEIACRVIRTARRLGLRTIAVYSDADAEALFVQMADEAYRIGPAPARESYLDAAKILAVAKEAGAACIHPGYGFLSENADFAEACAQAGIVFVGPPASAIRAMGLKDAAKALVEKASVPVVPGYHGAEQGVDFLAKDAQRIGYPVLIKAVAGGGGKGMKKVDRPEDFADALTSAQREGQSAFGDGRVLVEKYVLAPRHVEIQVFGDSHGNVVHLFERDCSLQRRHQKVIEEAPAPGMTAEVRAAMGKAATEAAKAVGYVGAGTVEFIADGRDGLRADRFYFMEMNTRLQVEHPVTEAITGLDLVELQLKVAAGEPLGFSQAEVTATGHAVEARLYAEDPEKGFLPSTGKLWALQFPEAEGIRIDTGVEAGDTVTPFYDPMIAKVIAHGATRDEALDRLGAALGETAVAGPRTNLAFLKALTEAPGFREGPFDTGFIERNISALGAEPQPLDAAAVAAAALQLEEEREVAVVMQAAERADGEARSPWLVADAFSLMPRPALGLPLLVDGERVEARIEWHEAGARVSLPGHDIDEGEHEIALAQGERGTWLALHRGRQTSVALFDPFAVDLDAAAGSGGVIKAPMHGKLIALFVAAGDAVVKGQRLAIVEAMKMEHVLTAPRDGTVSEIGAAPGAQVAEGAKVVVLEE, from the coding sequence ATGTCGATCGCCGAGAAACTGCCCTCCATCCTCATCGCCAATCGCGGCGAGATCGCCTGCCGGGTCATCCGTACGGCCAGGCGCCTGGGCCTGCGCACCATCGCCGTCTACTCCGATGCCGATGCGGAAGCGCTGTTCGTGCAGATGGCCGATGAGGCCTACCGGATCGGCCCGGCGCCGGCGCGCGAGAGCTATCTCGACGCGGCCAAGATCCTGGCGGTGGCGAAGGAAGCCGGCGCCGCCTGCATCCATCCCGGCTACGGCTTCCTGTCGGAGAACGCCGACTTTGCCGAGGCCTGCGCGCAGGCCGGCATCGTCTTCGTCGGGCCCCCGGCCTCCGCGATCCGGGCCATGGGGCTGAAGGATGCCGCCAAGGCTCTGGTCGAGAAGGCCAGCGTGCCGGTGGTGCCGGGCTATCACGGGGCCGAGCAGGGCGTCGATTTCCTGGCGAAGGATGCACAGCGGATCGGCTATCCCGTGCTGATCAAGGCGGTCGCCGGCGGCGGCGGCAAGGGCATGAAGAAGGTCGATCGGCCGGAGGATTTCGCGGATGCGCTGACGAGCGCCCAGCGCGAGGGCCAGAGCGCCTTCGGCGACGGGCGCGTGCTGGTCGAGAAATATGTGCTCGCGCCGCGCCATGTCGAAATCCAGGTCTTCGGCGACAGCCATGGCAACGTCGTCCATCTCTTCGAGCGCGACTGCTCGCTGCAGCGCCGCCACCAGAAGGTCATCGAGGAGGCGCCGGCGCCGGGCATGACCGCGGAGGTCCGCGCCGCCATGGGCAAGGCCGCCACCGAAGCGGCGAAAGCGGTCGGCTATGTCGGGGCCGGCACCGTCGAGTTCATCGCCGACGGGCGCGACGGCCTGCGCGCCGACCGCTTCTATTTCATGGAAATGAACACGCGGCTTCAGGTCGAGCATCCGGTGACGGAAGCGATCACGGGGCTCGATCTGGTCGAGCTGCAATTGAAGGTCGCCGCCGGCGAGCCGCTCGGCTTCTCCCAGGCCGAGGTTACAGCGACCGGCCATGCCGTCGAGGCGCGGCTTTATGCCGAGGATCCGGAGAAGGGCTTCCTGCCGTCCACCGGCAAGCTCTGGGCGCTGCAGTTCCCGGAGGCCGAGGGCATCCGCATCGACACCGGCGTCGAGGCCGGCGACACGGTGACGCCCTTCTATGATCCGATGATTGCCAAGGTGATCGCCCATGGCGCGACGCGAGACGAGGCACTGGACCGTCTGGGCGCGGCGCTGGGCGAGACGGCCGTTGCCGGGCCGCGGACCAATCTGGCCTTCCTGAAGGCGCTGACGGAGGCTCCGGGCTTTCGCGAGGGGCCCTTCGACACCGGCTTCATCGAGCGCAACATCTCGGCGCTCGGGGCCGAGCCGCAGCCGCTCGATGCCGCGGCGGTCGCAGCGGCGGCGCTCCAGCTCGAGGAGGAGCGGGAGGTCGCGGTCGTGATGCAGGCGGCCGAGCGGGCCGATGGCGAGGCGCGCTCGCCCTGGCTCGTGGCGGACGCCTTCTCGCTGATGCCGCGTCCGGCGCTCGGACTGCCGCTGCTGGTCGATGGCGAGCGGGTCGAGGCGCGGATCGAGTGGCACGAGGCCGGTGCCCGCGTCAGTCTCCCCGGCCACGACATCGACGAGGGCGAGCACGAGATCGCGCTGGCGCAAGGCGAGCGCGGCACCTGGCTGGCGCTGCATCGCGGCCGGCAGACCTCCGTTGCGCTGTTCGACCCCTTCGCCGTCGATCTCGACGCTGCGGCGGGGTCCGGCGGCGTCATCAAGGCGCCGATGCACGGCAAGCTGATCGCGCTCTTCGTGGCCGCCGGGGATGCGGTCGTGAAGGGTCAGCGGCTCGCCATCGTCGAGGCGATGAAGATGGAGCATGTCCTGACCGCCCCGCGCGACGGCACGGTCAGCGAGATCGGCGCCGCGCCTGGCGCGCAGGTGGCGGAAGGCGCGAAGGTCGTGGTGCTGGAAGAATAG
- a CDS encoding cation transporter, translated as MSEPFPVEAKTARAYTLTIWGIALGILVFASGVVAWALAVGNAQLFKDGVDWVYDVALYGIAAIVFGRDARAERLAAMAIGAVMAMAGLHTLYDLAAKIITPRPIEVWALGFSAGSAVVIAVLIVGVLWRFRGEANPVIKATWLSSRNDVISTTGFALLGLAARVAPVRWPEYLFDLFVAGLCFQASWAIWRSLRPKPAEVPVQNKAATAPAAGL; from the coding sequence ATGAGTGAGCCTTTTCCGGTCGAGGCGAAAACCGCCCGCGCCTACACCCTGACCATCTGGGGAATCGCGCTGGGCATCCTCGTCTTCGCCAGCGGCGTCGTCGCCTGGGCGCTGGCGGTCGGCAATGCCCAGTTGTTCAAGGACGGCGTCGACTGGGTCTACGACGTCGCGCTCTACGGCATCGCCGCCATCGTCTTCGGGCGCGATGCCCGGGCCGAGCGGCTGGCGGCCATGGCGATCGGCGCGGTGATGGCGATGGCCGGCCTGCACACGCTCTACGACCTCGCCGCCAAGATCATCACGCCACGGCCGATCGAGGTCTGGGCGCTGGGCTTCTCGGCCGGCAGCGCGGTCGTCATCGCGGTTCTGATCGTCGGCGTCCTCTGGCGTTTCCGGGGCGAAGCCAACCCGGTGATCAAGGCGACCTGGCTGTCGTCGCGCAACGACGTGATTTCGACGACCGGCTTCGCCCTGCTCGGGCTGGCGGCCCGCGTCGCCCCGGTGCGCTGGCCGGAATATCTCTTCGATCTCTTCGTCGCGGGCCTGTGCTTCCAGGCGAGCTGGGCGATCTGGCGGTCGCTCCGCCCGAAGCCTGCCGAGGTGCCTGTGCAGAACAAGGCGGCGACAGCCCCCGCAGCCGGGCTATAA
- a CDS encoding SDR family oxidoreductase → MPAASTPAHDKVAIITGAGSGVGRAVALAFLKDGYRTVLAGRRADALEETIALSGVAAGRALAVPTDVTDKASVQALFARTTAAFGRVDVLFNNAGVNAPGGIMLEDLSLEDWQKVVDTNLTGPFLCTQEAFKAMRDQVPQGGRIINNGSISAHAPRPNSVAYTATKHAITGLTKTASLDGRKYGIAVGQVDIGNALTEMARKMTTGVPQADGSIKVEAVMDVDNVATTVLHMASLPPEANVLFVTVMATTAPFVGRG, encoded by the coding sequence ATGCCCGCCGCCAGCACGCCCGCCCATGACAAGGTCGCCATCATCACCGGAGCCGGCTCGGGCGTCGGGCGGGCGGTGGCGCTCGCCTTCCTGAAGGACGGCTACCGCACCGTGCTGGCCGGGCGCCGTGCGGATGCGCTCGAGGAGACGATCGCGCTGTCGGGCGTCGCCGCCGGGCGGGCCCTGGCGGTGCCGACCGACGTCACCGACAAGGCCTCGGTGCAGGCGCTCTTTGCCAGGACGACCGCCGCCTTCGGCCGCGTCGACGTGCTGTTCAACAATGCCGGCGTCAACGCGCCGGGCGGCATCATGCTGGAAGACCTCTCGCTGGAGGACTGGCAGAAGGTGGTCGACACCAACCTGACCGGCCCGTTCCTGTGCACGCAGGAGGCGTTCAAGGCGATGCGCGACCAGGTTCCCCAGGGCGGCCGCATCATCAACAACGGCTCGATCTCGGCCCATGCGCCGCGGCCGAACTCGGTCGCCTACACGGCGACCAAGCACGCCATCACCGGCCTGACCAAGACCGCTTCGCTAGACGGGCGCAAATACGGCATCGCCGTCGGCCAGGTCGACATCGGCAACGCGCTGACCGAGATGGCCCGCAAGATGACCACGGGCGTGCCGCAGGCGGATGGCTCGATCAAGGTCGAGGCCGTCATGGACGTCGACAACGTCGCGACGACCGTGCTGCACATGGCGAGCCTGCCGCCGGAGGCGAATGTGCTCTTCGTCACGGTGATGGCGACGACCGCGCCTTTCGTCGGGCGGGGTTGA
- a CDS encoding putative bifunctional diguanylate cyclase/phosphodiesterase: MTSYPPAPSQPSGQVAAALLPIVRRNYLPALFVNFAASLAVTLLAWSAGIVWVWWWLALVAAVSLLRIVAHHALGGAMRATVTPERQILIAGLGMLAAAGCWAVLAWLLLTTPDPLVRYSASIVFAGMAAGAIGILAPFSWIGPFYITLLMVPGCVRLMTLPGQESVIGVLGLIFAGVMIVGHRANRMLLLQSVQLGQRNNELMAEILDANQTLENKVRERTETLEHQASHDLLTGLFNRRGLTEQFERIAEDEPMRAYFLDLNRFKRINDTLGHEAGDYVLREVATRLMTRLPKEAMIARWGGDELVVVMPASLSEAPVIDGLESLFRTAFVFYGQTLDVGASIGVASSPADGQSLEELIWAADLAAAEAKRQNSASPLRYDHSLAVALQRRERIADDIAPGLRQDQFWLAFQPIVAAATGDLHGFEALLRWNHPTLGTLAPDEFIPIAEESNQIAMVGAWVLDRACAAAARWQGGGVRAAVAVNCSVRQLSQPEFVDIVRHALDRHQLAAKWLHLEVTESVFLPADDAQILAVLTQLDALGICLAVDDFGTGYSSLARLRDFPMRQIKIDKSFIADINGRSRSVIEGAALIARRFDLQIVAEGVETEEQAAALLSLGIDSFQGYLVGRPVEQPQTAVNCPWLDPKQAIAG; the protein is encoded by the coding sequence TTGACTTCGTATCCTCCCGCGCCCTCGCAACCGTCGGGTCAGGTCGCCGCCGCGCTTCTCCCGATCGTGCGCCGCAACTATCTGCCGGCGCTGTTCGTCAATTTCGCGGCGTCGCTTGCGGTCACCCTGCTCGCCTGGTCCGCCGGGATCGTGTGGGTGTGGTGGTGGCTGGCCTTGGTGGCGGCGGTGTCGCTGCTGCGAATCGTCGCCCACCATGCACTCGGTGGCGCGATGCGGGCCACCGTCACGCCCGAGCGCCAGATCCTGATCGCGGGCCTCGGCATGCTGGCGGCGGCGGGCTGCTGGGCCGTGCTGGCCTGGCTGCTGCTCACCACGCCCGACCCTCTGGTTCGCTACAGCGCCAGCATCGTCTTTGCCGGCATGGCGGCCGGGGCCATCGGCATCCTGGCGCCCTTCAGCTGGATCGGGCCGTTCTACATCACGCTTCTGATGGTGCCCGGTTGCGTTCGCCTGATGACGCTGCCGGGGCAGGAATCGGTGATCGGCGTCCTCGGGCTGATCTTCGCGGGCGTGATGATCGTCGGGCATCGCGCCAATCGGATGCTGCTGCTGCAATCGGTCCAGCTCGGGCAGCGCAACAACGAGTTGATGGCGGAGATCCTGGACGCCAACCAGACTCTCGAGAACAAGGTGCGCGAACGCACCGAGACTCTCGAGCATCAGGCCTCGCATGATCTGCTGACGGGCCTGTTCAACCGCCGCGGCCTGACCGAACAGTTCGAGCGGATTGCCGAGGACGAGCCCATGCGGGCCTATTTCCTCGATCTGAATCGCTTCAAGCGCATCAACGACACGCTCGGCCACGAGGCCGGCGATTATGTGCTGCGGGAGGTCGCGACGCGCCTCATGACCCGCCTGCCCAAGGAGGCGATGATCGCGCGCTGGGGCGGCGACGAACTCGTGGTGGTGATGCCGGCCTCGCTCAGCGAGGCCCCGGTCATCGACGGGCTGGAGAGCCTGTTCCGCACGGCTTTCGTCTTCTACGGGCAGACGCTCGACGTCGGTGCCAGCATCGGCGTCGCCAGCAGCCCGGCCGACGGGCAGAGCCTCGAGGAGCTGATCTGGGCGGCCGATCTCGCGGCGGCCGAGGCCAAGCGGCAGAACTCGGCCTCGCCGCTGCGCTACGATCACTCGCTCGCGGTCGCCCTGCAGCGCCGCGAGCGCATCGCCGACGACATCGCGCCGGGGCTCCGGCAGGATCAGTTCTGGCTGGCCTTCCAGCCCATCGTCGCGGCCGCGACCGGAGACCTGCATGGGTTCGAGGCGCTGCTGCGCTGGAACCACCCGACGCTGGGCACCCTGGCGCCCGACGAGTTCATCCCGATCGCGGAGGAGAGCAACCAGATCGCCATGGTCGGGGCCTGGGTTCTGGACCGGGCCTGTGCCGCGGCGGCGCGCTGGCAGGGGGGCGGCGTTCGCGCCGCCGTCGCGGTCAATTGCTCGGTGCGCCAGCTCTCGCAGCCCGAATTCGTCGACATCGTCCGCCATGCGCTCGATCGTCATCAGCTCGCGGCCAAGTGGCTGCATCTCGAGGTCACCGAATCGGTGTTCCTGCCCGCCGACGACGCGCAGATCCTCGCGGTGCTGACGCAGCTCGACGCGCTCGGGATCTGCCTCGCCGTCGATGATTTCGGCACGGGCTATTCGTCTCTGGCGCGGCTGCGCGATTTCCCGATGCGGCAGATCAAGATCGACAAGTCCTTCATCGCCGACATCAACGGCCGGTCGCGCTCGGTGATCGAGGGCGCCGCGCTGATCGCCCGGCGCTTCGACCTGCAGATCGTGGCCGAGGGGGTGGAAACCGAGGAGCAGGCGGCGGCGCTTTTGTCGCTCGGCATCGATTCCTTCCAGGGTTATCTCGTCGGCCGCCCCGTCGAGCAGCCGCAGACCGCCGTGAATTGCCCCTGGCTCGACCCCAAGCAGGCGATCGCGGGATAG
- a CDS encoding DUF2147 domain-containing protein → MMLKTMLIALGLSIAPVLPALANSADPSGVWLRDDGNARVRIAPCGSNICATNVWIKDTSGGEEVGDRLVLTLKPEGGDSLKGEAFDPKRNRRFAMTLTVKPDGLSTRGCIIGVLCKTVNWTPAQ, encoded by the coding sequence ATGATGCTGAAGACGATGCTGATCGCCCTTGGCCTGTCGATCGCCCCGGTGCTGCCGGCGCTGGCCAACAGTGCCGATCCGAGCGGCGTCTGGTTGCGCGACGACGGCAATGCGCGCGTGCGCATCGCGCCCTGCGGCAGCAACATCTGCGCGACCAATGTCTGGATCAAGGACACGAGCGGCGGCGAGGAGGTCGGCGACCGGCTGGTGCTGACGCTGAAGCCCGAGGGCGGCGACAGCCTGAAGGGCGAAGCCTTCGATCCCAAGCGCAACCGCCGCTTCGCGATGACGCTGACGGTCAAGCCTGACGGTCTCTCGACGCGCGGCTGCATCATCGGCGTGCTCTGCAAGACCGTGAACTGGACCCCGGCGCAGTAG
- a CDS encoding DUF2177 family protein, whose protein sequence is MKTLLTAYVAAALAFLAVDAVWLSTMADLMYRPLLGDLLAPSFRLAPAILFYVIYIAGIVFFAIRPALATGRLATAALHGAALGFVAYGTYDLTNHATLRDWPAIITVADMIWGTVLTASASVAGYAAARRFA, encoded by the coding sequence TTGAAAACCCTCCTGACGGCCTATGTCGCCGCCGCCCTCGCCTTTCTCGCGGTCGATGCGGTCTGGCTCTCGACCATGGCCGATCTGATGTACCGCCCGCTGCTGGGCGATCTTCTGGCCCCGAGCTTCCGGCTCGCGCCCGCCATCCTGTTTTATGTGATCTACATCGCCGGCATCGTCTTCTTCGCGATCCGCCCCGCCCTCGCGACCGGCCGGCTGGCGACGGCGGCGCTGCACGGCGCGGCGCTGGGTTTCGTCGCCTACGGCACCTATGACCTGACCAACCATGCGACGCTGCGCGACTGGCCGGCCATCATCACCGTCGCCGACATGATCTGGGGCACGGTGCTGACGGCAAGCGCCTCAGTCGCGGGCTATGCCGCCGCCCGGCGCTTTGCCTGA
- a CDS encoding carboxyl transferase domain-containing protein: protein MPVIESKVDLASADAQSHAQAWAGLRGELLERRATAALGGNERSRERHVARGKLLPRERVLRLLDPGSPFLEIGSLAAYGMYEGDVHGAGMIAGIGRVAGRECVIVCNDATIKGGTYYPMTVKKHLRAQEIARENRLPCLYLVDSGGANLPHQTEVFPDREHFGRIFYNQATLSAEGIPQIAVVMGSCTAGGAYVPAMSDETVIVKNQGTIFLGGPPLVKAATGEVVSAEDLGGADVHARLSGVADHYAGDDTHALAIARRIAGNLNSVKRPDIDIAEPVEPLYDPAELEAVVPTDLKKQYDIREVIARLVDGSEFDEFKKLYGTTLVTGFARIHGIPVGIIGNNGILFSESALKGAHFIELCCQRRIPLLFLQNITGFMVGRDVETRGIAKDGAKLVTAVASARVPKITVLVGGSFGAGNYGMCGRAYSPRFLFSWPNSRVSVMGHEQASSVLATVRRDNIEADGKSWSAEEEEAFKKPIRDKIESEGSPYFATARLWDDGIILPSETRRVLALAFSACLNAPVPETKFGVFRM, encoded by the coding sequence GTGCCGGTCATCGAGAGCAAGGTCGATCTGGCTTCGGCCGATGCGCAGTCCCATGCGCAGGCCTGGGCCGGTCTGCGCGGCGAATTGCTGGAGCGGCGCGCCACCGCTGCGCTCGGCGGCAACGAGCGCTCGCGCGAGCGCCATGTCGCGCGCGGCAAGCTTTTGCCGCGGGAGCGCGTGTTGCGCCTGCTCGATCCCGGCTCGCCCTTCCTCGAGATCGGCTCGCTCGCCGCCTACGGCATGTATGAGGGCGACGTGCATGGCGCCGGCATGATCGCCGGCATCGGCCGCGTCGCCGGGCGCGAATGCGTCATCGTCTGCAACGATGCCACCATCAAGGGCGGCACCTACTACCCGATGACGGTGAAGAAGCACCTCCGCGCGCAGGAGATCGCACGCGAGAACCGGCTGCCCTGCCTCTACCTGGTCGATTCGGGGGGGGCGAACCTGCCGCACCAGACCGAGGTCTTCCCGGATCGCGAGCATTTCGGCCGGATCTTCTACAATCAGGCGACGCTCTCGGCGGAAGGCATTCCGCAGATCGCGGTGGTGATGGGCTCCTGCACGGCCGGCGGCGCCTATGTGCCGGCCATGTCGGACGAGACCGTGATCGTGAAGAATCAGGGCACGATCTTCCTGGGTGGCCCGCCGCTGGTGAAGGCGGCGACGGGCGAGGTCGTGAGCGCCGAGGATCTCGGCGGCGCCGACGTCCATGCCCGGCTCTCGGGCGTCGCCGACCATTATGCCGGCGACGACACCCATGCGCTCGCCATCGCGCGGCGCATCGCCGGCAACCTCAACAGCGTGAAGCGGCCCGACATCGACATCGCGGAGCCGGTCGAGCCGCTCTACGATCCGGCCGAGCTCGAGGCTGTCGTCCCGACCGATCTCAAAAAGCAGTACGACATCCGCGAGGTCATCGCCCGGCTTGTCGACGGCTCGGAGTTCGACGAGTTCAAGAAGCTCTACGGCACGACCCTGGTCACCGGCTTCGCGCGCATCCACGGCATCCCCGTCGGCATCATCGGCAACAACGGCATCCTGTTCTCGGAAAGCGCGCTGAAGGGGGCGCATTTCATCGAGCTGTGCTGCCAGCGGCGCATCCCGCTGCTGTTCCTGCAGAACATCACCGGCTTCATGGTCGGCCGCGATGTCGAGACCCGCGGCATCGCCAAGGACGGGGCCAAGCTCGTCACGGCGGTTGCCTCGGCGCGGGTGCCCAAGATCACCGTGCTGGTCGGCGGCTCCTTCGGTGCGGGCAATTACGGCATGTGCGGGCGGGCCTATTCGCCGCGCTTCCTGTTTTCCTGGCCCAATTCCCGCGTCTCGGTGATGGGCCATGAGCAGGCCTCCAGCGTGCTGGCGACAGTACGCCGCGACAACATCGAGGCGGACGGGAAGAGTTGGTCCGCGGAGGAGGAGGAGGCCTTCAAGAAGCCGATCCGCGACAAGATCGAGTCCGAGGGCTCGCCCTATTTCGCCACGGCGCGGCTCTGGGACGATGGCATCATCCTGCCCTCCGAGACCCGACGGGTGCTGGCGCTGGCTTTCTCGGCCTGCCTCAACGCGCCGGTGCCGGAGACGAAGTTCGGCGTCTTCCGGATGTAG